From Ramlibacter tataouinensis, the proteins below share one genomic window:
- a CDS encoding 2OG-Fe(II) oxygenase, producing the protein MVSALAHPPIAANPHDSADRLAKHDWQGVETELDCEGVAVLPGLLATAECRALAALYDDGDEGTFRSRVVMARHGFGRGEYKYFDYPLPEIVAQLRTLLYPRLAPIANRWNAALGLELRYPPSHAQYLARCHAAGQPRATPLLLRYGPGDFNCLHQDLYGEHVFPLQAVILLSQPGRDFDGGELVLTEQRPRMQSRVSVVPLGQGDAAIFAVSHRPVQGTRGFYRVNMRHGVSRIRRGTRTTAGLIFHDAA; encoded by the coding sequence ATGGTTTCAGCACTCGCACACCCACCCATCGCGGCGAACCCGCACGACAGCGCGGACCGCCTGGCGAAGCACGACTGGCAAGGCGTCGAAACCGAGCTCGATTGCGAGGGTGTCGCCGTCCTGCCGGGCTTGCTGGCGACGGCCGAGTGCCGGGCGCTCGCGGCGCTCTACGACGACGGCGACGAGGGCACCTTCCGCAGCAGGGTGGTGATGGCCCGCCACGGTTTCGGCCGGGGTGAGTACAAGTACTTCGACTACCCGCTGCCGGAGATCGTCGCGCAGTTGCGCACCTTGCTCTATCCCCGCCTGGCCCCGATCGCGAACCGCTGGAACGCAGCGCTGGGGCTGGAGCTGCGCTATCCGCCTTCGCACGCCCAGTACCTGGCGCGCTGCCATGCGGCCGGCCAGCCGCGCGCGACGCCGCTCCTGCTGCGCTATGGGCCGGGCGACTTCAACTGCCTGCACCAGGACCTCTATGGGGAACATGTCTTTCCCCTGCAGGCGGTGATCCTGCTGTCGCAGCCGGGCCGCGACTTCGACGGCGGCGAGTTGGTCCTGACGGAGCAACGGCCGCGCATGCAGTCGCGGGTGTCGGTCGTGCCGCTGGGCCAGGGCGACGCGGCGATCTTCGCCGTGAGCCATCGCCCGGTGCAGGGCACGCGCGGCTTTTACCGCGTCAACATGCGGCACGGCGTAAGCCGGATCCGCCGCGGCACGCGCACCACGGCCGGCCTCATCTTCCACGACGCGGCCTGA
- a CDS encoding Mut7-C RNAse domain-containing protein → MVTATFRFYEELNDFLAPERRRREFTVPCARAATTKHMIEALGVPHTEVELILLNGASVGFGALLREGDRVAVYPKFEAFDITPLLRVREHPLRQTRFVADVHLGTLALFLRMMGFDTLHDYSFADDEIERIAAAQNRVVLTRDRDLLKRRSITHGCYVHALRPQQQLREVFQRLDLMRSAKPFTLCPGCNAALQAVAKAQVEPLLPPQVRESYQQFSACAVCGRVFWEGEHWQRVRALVD, encoded by the coding sequence ATGGTGACGGCGACCTTCCGCTTCTACGAGGAGCTGAACGATTTCCTCGCCCCCGAACGGCGGCGGCGCGAGTTCACCGTGCCCTGCGCCCGCGCCGCCACCACCAAGCACATGATCGAGGCACTGGGCGTGCCGCATACCGAGGTCGAGCTGATCCTGCTCAACGGCGCGTCGGTCGGCTTCGGCGCGCTGCTGCGCGAAGGCGACCGGGTGGCCGTGTACCCCAAGTTCGAGGCCTTCGACATCACGCCGCTGCTGCGCGTGCGCGAACACCCGCTGCGACAGACCCGCTTCGTCGCCGACGTCCACCTCGGGACCCTCGCGCTGTTCCTGCGGATGATGGGCTTCGATACGCTGCACGACTACAGCTTCGCCGACGACGAGATCGAGCGCATCGCCGCGGCGCAGAACCGCGTCGTGCTGACGCGCGACCGCGACCTGCTTAAGCGCCGGAGCATCACGCACGGCTGCTATGTGCACGCACTGCGGCCGCAGCAGCAGTTGCGCGAGGTCTTCCAGCGGCTGGACCTGATGCGCAGCGCGAAGCCCTTCACGCTGTGCCCGGGCTGCAATGCGGCGCTGCAGGCCGTCGCCAAGGCGCAGGTGGAGCCGCTGTTACCGCCGCAGGTGCGCGAGAGCTACCAGCAGTTCAGCGCCTGTGCGGTCTGCGGGCGCGTGTTCTGGGAGGGCGAGCACTGGCAGCGCGTGCGGGCGCTGGTCGACTGA
- the amrS gene encoding AmmeMemoRadiSam system radical SAM enzyme, with protein sequence MHPGRWWHRLDDGRIQCDLCPRDCRLHQGQRGMCFVRQRIGDAMVLTTYGRSSGFCLDPIEKKPLNHFFPGSSVLSFGTAGCNLACKFCQNWDISKSREMDRLMDAATPQRIAQAAQASGAASVAFTYNDPVIFAEYAMDAAEACHALGLYSVAVTAGYMHALPRREFYAKMDAANVDLKGFTESFYFQQTGGHLAPVLDTLQYLRHDTACWLEITTLLIPGLNDDADEVEALSRWVARELGPDVPLHFTAFHPDFKMLDRPPTPPATLRRARAIALANGLHHVYTGNVHDVEGGTTFCPGCGEALVRRDWYAVLECVLDADARCPHCGARVAGRFGAKVPAFGRRRIPVRLAAAGVES encoded by the coding sequence ATGCATCCTGGTCGCTGGTGGCACCGTCTCGACGACGGCCGCATCCAGTGCGATCTGTGCCCGCGCGACTGCCGGCTGCATCAAGGCCAGCGCGGCATGTGCTTCGTGCGCCAGCGCATCGGCGACGCGATGGTCCTCACCACCTACGGCCGCAGCTCAGGCTTCTGCCTCGATCCGATCGAGAAGAAGCCGCTCAACCATTTCTTTCCCGGCTCCAGCGTGCTGTCCTTCGGGACCGCGGGTTGCAACCTCGCCTGCAAGTTCTGCCAGAACTGGGACATCTCCAAAAGCCGGGAGATGGACCGGCTGATGGACGCCGCCACGCCGCAGCGCATCGCGCAAGCTGCGCAAGCGAGCGGTGCCGCGAGCGTGGCCTTCACCTACAACGACCCGGTGATCTTTGCCGAATACGCGATGGACGCCGCCGAGGCCTGCCATGCGCTCGGCCTGTACAGCGTGGCGGTGACGGCCGGCTACATGCACGCGCTACCGCGCCGCGAGTTCTACGCGAAGATGGACGCGGCCAACGTCGACCTGAAGGGCTTCACCGAGAGCTTCTACTTCCAGCAGACCGGCGGCCATCTCGCGCCGGTGCTCGACACGTTGCAGTACCTGCGGCACGACACGGCGTGCTGGCTGGAGATCACCACGCTGCTGATCCCCGGGCTGAACGACGACGCCGACGAGGTCGAAGCGCTCTCGCGCTGGGTCGCGCGCGAGCTGGGGCCGGACGTGCCGCTGCATTTCACGGCTTTCCACCCTGACTTCAAGATGCTGGACCGGCCGCCGACGCCGCCGGCGACGCTGCGGCGTGCCCGCGCCATTGCGCTCGCCAATGGCCTGCACCATGTCTACACCGGCAACGTGCACGACGTCGAGGGCGGCACGACCTTCTGCCCCGGCTGCGGCGAAGCGCTGGTGCGGCGCGACTGGTATGCGGTGCTGGAATGCGTGCTCGATGCCGACGCCCGCTGCCCGCATTGCGGCGCGCGCGTGGCCGGGCGCTTCGGCGCGAAAGTGCCCGCTTTCGGGCGGCGGCGCATCCCGGTGCGGCTGGCCGCCGCGGGCGTTGAGTCGTGA
- a CDS encoding MFS transporter, with amino-acid sequence MVHSDIPARLDRLPWSRWHWRVVLALGIAWVLDGLEVTIVGSVGGVLERPDTLGLSATQVGWAGSLYVAGAVIGALVFGRMADRLGRKRLFLLTLAVYMGASVATAFTTGFAGFAACRFVTGVGIGGEYAAINSAIDELIPARVRGRVNLAINGSFWLGAALGALLSLVLLDPRVLGPVQGWRAGFLLGAVLALAILLVRRNVPESPRWLLAHGRAAEAERIVAQIEQAAGSPAAVAAAHTVTFTRRAVPTLAEVAHVLLRRYPERSAVVLALMISQAFFYNAIFFTYSLVLTRFYGVDAERVGLFILPFAAGNLLGPLLLGPLFDRVGRRRMIATTYALSGVALALTGLAFVQGLFDAATQTLAWSVVFFLASAAASSAYLTVSEVFPLEMRAISISIFYAVGTGIGGFAAPAFFGALIASGSRANVFMGYAVGAALVIVAAAIAWRWAVDAERKPLELIAPPLGSQDQPRSGCMRD; translated from the coding sequence GTGGTGCATAGCGACATCCCTGCGCGGCTCGACCGGCTGCCCTGGTCGCGCTGGCACTGGCGCGTCGTGCTGGCGCTGGGCATCGCCTGGGTGCTCGATGGGCTCGAGGTGACCATCGTCGGTTCGGTCGGCGGCGTCCTCGAGAGGCCCGACACGCTCGGCCTCAGCGCGACGCAGGTCGGCTGGGCCGGCTCGCTGTATGTCGCGGGCGCGGTGATCGGGGCCCTCGTGTTCGGCCGGATGGCCGACCGGCTCGGGCGCAAACGCCTTTTCCTGCTGACGCTCGCCGTCTACATGGGCGCCTCGGTGGCCACCGCGTTCACCACCGGCTTTGCCGGCTTCGCGGCCTGTCGCTTCGTCACGGGTGTCGGCATCGGCGGCGAGTACGCGGCGATCAATTCGGCGATCGACGAGCTGATCCCGGCCCGGGTGCGCGGCCGCGTGAACCTCGCGATCAACGGCAGCTTCTGGCTGGGCGCGGCGCTCGGGGCGCTGCTGAGCCTGGTGCTGCTCGACCCGCGGGTGCTCGGCCCCGTGCAGGGCTGGCGCGCCGGCTTCCTGCTGGGCGCGGTGCTGGCGCTGGCGATCCTGCTGGTACGCCGCAATGTGCCCGAAAGCCCACGCTGGCTGCTCGCGCACGGCCGCGCCGCCGAAGCCGAACGCATCGTCGCGCAGATCGAACAGGCCGCCGGCTCGCCCGCCGCCGTGGCCGCAGCACACACCGTCACCTTCACCCGGCGGGCGGTGCCGACGCTCGCGGAAGTGGCGCATGTGCTGCTGCGGCGCTACCCGGAACGCAGCGCCGTCGTGCTGGCGCTGATGATCTCGCAGGCGTTCTTCTACAACGCGATCTTCTTCACCTATTCGCTGGTGCTGACGCGCTTCTACGGCGTCGATGCCGAGCGGGTCGGCCTGTTCATCCTGCCCTTCGCGGCGGGCAACCTGCTCGGGCCGCTGCTGCTGGGCCCGCTGTTCGACCGCGTGGGCCGGCGCCGCATGATCGCGACGACCTATGCGCTGTCGGGCGTCGCTCTGGCGCTGACCGGCCTGGCCTTCGTGCAGGGCCTGTTCGATGCGGCCACACAGACGCTCGCGTGGTCGGTCGTGTTCTTCCTCGCGTCGGCGGCGGCCAGCTCCGCCTACCTCACGGTGAGCGAAGTGTTCCCGCTGGAGATGCGTGCCATCTCCATATCGATCTTCTACGCGGTCGGCACCGGCATCGGCGGCTTCGCCGCGCCGGCGTTCTTCGGCGCGCTGATCGCCAGCGGCAGCCGCGCCAATGTGTTCATGGGCTATGCGGTCGGCGCCGCGCTCGTGATCGTGGCGGCGGCCATCGCATGGCGGTGGGCCGTGGACGCCGAGCGCAAGCCGCTCGAACTCATCGCCCCGCCGCTGGGGTCGCAGGACCAGCCTCGCTCCGGCTGCATGCGGGACTGA
- a CDS encoding pyridoxamine 5'-phosphate oxidase family protein — MDADACALLRRLLTERPVAALATLHRGEPAISMVPFVVSPAETQLLIHVSALATHTRDMLDHPRVSVLLTDEISAAISPQALPRVSLVADAVPLERDSPAYLTARLRYLARFPDALQTFGLADFSLFAVRLQSARLVAGFGRAHSLAGEPLQALLRDIGA; from the coding sequence ATGGATGCCGATGCCTGCGCACTGCTGCGACGCCTGTTGACCGAGCGTCCCGTCGCCGCGCTGGCAACGCTGCATCGCGGCGAGCCGGCCATCTCGATGGTGCCCTTCGTTGTCTCGCCCGCGGAGACGCAGCTTCTGATCCACGTCAGCGCCCTGGCCACCCACACGCGGGACATGCTCGACCATCCGCGCGTCAGCGTCCTGCTGACGGATGAAATCTCGGCCGCCATTTCGCCACAAGCACTGCCGCGTGTGTCGCTCGTCGCCGACGCGGTGCCCCTGGAGCGCGACAGCCCGGCGTACCTGACGGCCCGCCTGCGCTACCTGGCCCGTTTCCCCGATGCGCTGCAGACCTTCGGGTTGGCCGATTTTTCCCTCTTCGCGGTGCGCCTTCAATCCGCGCGCCTCGTCGCGGGTTTCGGGCGTGCCCACAGCCTGGCAGGCGAGCCGCTGCAAGCGCTGCTGCGAGACATCGGGGCCTGA
- the arfB gene encoding alternative ribosome rescue aminoacyl-tRNA hydrolase ArfB, whose product MPSLINEAEVEVTAIRAQGPGGQNVNKVSSAVHLRFDIRASSLAPYVKERLLALSGRRVTKEGVLILKAQSARTQEQNRALAMARLDALVAEVSQVQAPRRATKPTHGSKLRRLKAKAVRSQVKSDRGKVQE is encoded by the coding sequence ATGCCGTCCCTCATCAACGAAGCCGAAGTCGAAGTCACGGCGATCCGCGCCCAGGGGCCGGGTGGGCAGAACGTCAACAAGGTGTCGAGCGCGGTGCACCTGCGCTTCGACATCCGCGCGTCCTCGCTGGCGCCCTATGTGAAGGAGAGGCTGCTGGCCTTGTCGGGTCGCCGCGTGACCAAGGAGGGTGTCCTCATCCTGAAGGCACAGTCGGCGCGCACCCAGGAGCAGAACCGGGCCCTGGCCATGGCGCGCCTGGACGCGCTGGTGGCGGAGGTATCGCAGGTCCAGGCACCCCGGCGGGCCACGAAGCCGACCCACGGTTCGAAGCTGCGCCGGCTGAAGGCCAAGGCGGTCCGCTCGCAGGTCAAGTCGGACCGGGGGAAGGTTCAGGAGTGA
- a CDS encoding helix-turn-helix domain-containing protein, with translation MAQGKRISAEIGGDALHAIKAMGAAAKLARSAAGEGQSAAAARLGVHVQTIGRIESGEPGVAIGHVLGLLALYGVTVRLQLPDAGAPAS, from the coding sequence ATGGCGCAAGGCAAACGCATCTCGGCAGAAATCGGCGGCGACGCCCTCCACGCGATCAAGGCGATGGGGGCGGCCGCGAAGCTGGCCCGCTCGGCCGCCGGCGAAGGCCAGTCCGCCGCGGCCGCGCGTTTGGGCGTGCATGTCCAGACCATAGGCCGCATCGAGTCGGGTGAGCCGGGCGTCGCCATCGGTCACGTGCTGGGCCTGCTGGCGCTCTACGGCGTCACCGTGAGGTTACAACTGCCCGACGCGGGCGCGCCTGCCTCCTGA
- a CDS encoding ParA family protein produces the protein MGLVVFNQKGGVGKSTITCNLAAISAQQGFKTLVVDLDLQGNSSRYLLGEAANEAGEGIAGYFAQTLKFMVRPKPIGDFVIETPFENLSVLPPGDDLDDLHGKLESRGKIYKLREGLAELAQDYDRIYVDTPPSLNFYTRSALIAAEGCVIPFDCDDFSRHALNVLLANVKEIQADHNEHLKVKGIVVNQFQPRANLPQRLVREMVEEGLPVLGSYLSSSVRVKESHDLAKPMIFLDARHKLTQEYVALHEELHPAAA, from the coding sequence TTGGGATTGGTAGTTTTCAATCAAAAAGGCGGCGTCGGCAAGTCGACGATCACCTGCAATCTGGCGGCCATCAGCGCACAGCAGGGCTTCAAGACGCTGGTCGTCGACCTGGACCTGCAGGGGAATTCCTCCCGGTATCTTCTCGGCGAAGCGGCCAACGAAGCGGGCGAGGGCATCGCCGGGTACTTCGCGCAGACCTTGAAGTTCATGGTCCGGCCCAAGCCGATCGGCGACTTCGTCATCGAGACGCCGTTCGAGAACCTTTCTGTCCTGCCTCCCGGCGACGATCTGGACGACCTGCACGGCAAGCTCGAGTCCCGCGGGAAAATCTACAAACTGCGCGAAGGCTTGGCGGAGCTGGCGCAGGACTACGACCGCATCTACGTGGACACGCCGCCTTCGCTGAATTTCTACACGCGTTCGGCGCTCATCGCTGCCGAGGGCTGCGTCATTCCCTTCGACTGCGACGATTTCTCGCGTCACGCCCTGAATGTGCTCCTGGCCAATGTCAAGGAGATCCAGGCCGACCACAACGAACACCTGAAGGTCAAGGGTATCGTGGTCAACCAGTTCCAGCCACGGGCCAACCTGCCGCAGCGGCTGGTGCGCGAGATGGTCGAAGAAGGGCTGCCGGTGCTGGGCTCCTACCTGAGCTCGTCGGTCCGGGTCAAGGAATCCCATGACCTCGCCAAGCCGATGATCTTCCTGGATGCTCGCCACAAGCTCACGCAGGAGTACGTCGCGCTGCACGAAGAATTGCATCCCGCGGCGGCCTAG
- a CDS encoding alpha/beta fold hydrolase has translation MPTTIHHVRLPGGITIECAEQGRRGGPALLMLHGITDTWRSFEPVLPLLPADWHVISMTQRGHGGSSVAASYRTRDFAADAASLIATLGLKQVLVVGHSMGAVNALRMAIDQPARVRGVVAAGAFASFSDKPDFVDFVRSQIMTLGERVPRALAESFQRDTVAGPVAPGLMDTMVEECLRTPAATWRGAFAALLEDDFSAELHAVEVPVLLPWGEADAFSPESDQQRLERQLPRATRAVYAGVGHALHWEQPRRFAADLLRFEEMLAMTS, from the coding sequence ATGCCAACCACCATCCATCATGTCCGCCTGCCCGGCGGGATCACCATCGAATGCGCTGAGCAAGGGCGTCGCGGCGGCCCGGCGCTGCTGATGCTGCACGGCATCACCGACACCTGGCGCTCGTTCGAGCCGGTGCTGCCCTTGCTGCCGGCCGACTGGCACGTGATCTCGATGACGCAGCGTGGCCACGGCGGCTCGTCCGTCGCCGCGAGCTATCGCACCCGCGACTTCGCCGCCGATGCCGCCAGCCTGATCGCAACGCTGGGGCTGAAGCAGGTGCTGGTGGTCGGCCACTCCATGGGCGCGGTCAACGCTTTGCGCATGGCCATCGACCAGCCGGCCCGGGTGCGCGGCGTCGTCGCTGCAGGCGCCTTCGCGAGTTTCTCCGACAAGCCGGACTTCGTGGATTTCGTCCGGAGCCAGATCATGACGCTGGGCGAGCGGGTGCCGCGTGCGCTGGCGGAGTCTTTCCAGCGCGACACCGTGGCCGGTCCGGTCGCCCCGGGGCTGATGGACACCATGGTCGAGGAGTGCCTGCGCACGCCGGCGGCCACCTGGCGCGGCGCCTTCGCCGCGCTGCTGGAGGACGACTTCAGCGCCGAGCTGCACGCCGTCGAGGTGCCCGTGCTGCTGCCCTGGGGTGAGGCCGATGCCTTTTCGCCCGAGTCGGATCAGCAGCGGCTGGAGCGGCAGCTGCCGCGGGCCACCCGGGCCGTCTACGCCGGCGTGGGCCATGCGCTGCATTGGGAGCAGCCACGCCGCTTCGCGGCCGACCTGCTCCGCTTCGAAGAGATGTTGGCGATGACCAGCTGA
- a CDS encoding MaoC family dehydratase translates to MSKPIDYSLSTLPAHVGHDFGLSRAMRVSQSRIDQFAECSGDDQWIHVDVERARNSPIGNTIAHGLLLMSLTTKAQYDVGIFPPDTTQILNYGSDKVRFLAPVAADASVVIRVELAEVQSKGPGRTLVRCRNTAYCEGDLERPVMVAESLAMLMA, encoded by the coding sequence ATGAGCAAGCCCATTGACTACTCCCTCTCGACGCTGCCCGCCCATGTCGGTCACGATTTCGGACTCTCGCGCGCCATGCGCGTCTCTCAGTCGCGTATCGACCAGTTTGCCGAGTGCAGCGGCGACGATCAGTGGATTCACGTCGATGTGGAGCGCGCCCGCAACAGCCCCATCGGGAACACGATCGCACACGGACTGTTGCTCATGTCTTTGACGACGAAAGCACAGTACGACGTCGGCATCTTTCCCCCGGACACGACCCAGATCCTGAACTACGGCTCCGACAAGGTCCGGTTTTTGGCGCCGGTGGCCGCGGACGCCTCGGTGGTGATCCGCGTCGAGCTGGCCGAGGTCCAGTCCAAGGGACCCGGCCGCACGCTGGTACGTTGCCGCAACACCGCGTACTGCGAGGGTGACCTCGAGCGCCCGGTGATGGTGGCGGAGTCGCTCGCCATGCTGATGGCCTGA
- a CDS encoding PHA/PHB synthase family protein produces MINLFNAPDEYVQGFFKSGQAMLKAFSGLGSAAKPPTQETARELARVAGTYWEKQAALWTRSLAAGSGNGLEPVVDAERGDRRFHGEQWSKHPWFNLLKQNYLLNSQLLDGMVEAAAMDPREKHKLRFFSRQFADAMSPANFASTNPDAIFGALESKGETMQVGLSNLMEDMRRGRISITDETAFEVGTNVAASKGSVIFENELMQVIQYAPLTDKVASRPLLIVPPCINKFYILDLQPENSFVRFACEQGMTVFLVSWRNPDASQAHVTWDDYVEDGVMKALDVAHKVSRADQVNTLGWCVGGTLLSSALALLRARGDESVASLTLLTTMLDFEEPGDLGVFIDEANVLQREMTIGKGGIYRGAELGFVFQTLRANDLIWPYVVNNYLKGKTPAAFDLLYWNADATNLPGPMYAWYLRNMYLENNLREPGRLSVCGEPVDLGQIDVPTYVLATQEDHIVPWRSAYRTTGLTSGPTEFVLGASGHIAGVINPASKNKRSYWAGGTQGADADEWLAGAQSMPGSWWTHWAKWLKPQAGKSVPAPKKLGNAAFKPIEPAPGRYVKVRAD; encoded by the coding sequence ATGATCAACCTGTTCAATGCGCCCGACGAGTACGTGCAAGGCTTCTTCAAGTCCGGGCAGGCGATGCTGAAGGCCTTCAGCGGGCTTGGGTCGGCGGCAAAACCGCCAACGCAAGAGACGGCTCGCGAACTCGCTCGCGTGGCCGGGACCTACTGGGAGAAGCAGGCTGCGCTGTGGACCCGTTCGCTTGCAGCCGGTTCCGGCAATGGTCTGGAACCTGTGGTCGACGCCGAGCGCGGCGACCGGCGCTTCCATGGCGAGCAGTGGAGCAAGCACCCTTGGTTCAACCTGCTCAAGCAGAACTACCTGCTGAATTCCCAGCTGCTCGACGGCATGGTCGAAGCCGCCGCGATGGACCCGCGCGAAAAACACAAGCTGCGCTTCTTCTCGCGCCAGTTCGCCGACGCCATGAGCCCGGCGAATTTCGCATCGACCAACCCGGACGCCATCTTCGGCGCGCTGGAGTCCAAGGGCGAAACCATGCAGGTCGGCCTCAGCAACCTGATGGAAGACATGCGCCGCGGACGCATCTCCATCACCGATGAAACCGCCTTCGAAGTCGGCACCAATGTGGCCGCTTCCAAAGGCTCGGTGATCTTCGAGAACGAGTTGATGCAGGTGATCCAGTACGCACCGCTGACCGACAAGGTCGCGTCGCGCCCGCTGCTGATCGTGCCGCCGTGCATCAACAAGTTCTATATCCTCGACCTGCAGCCGGAAAACTCGTTCGTGCGCTTCGCCTGCGAACAGGGCATGACGGTGTTCCTGGTCTCCTGGCGCAACCCGGATGCGAGCCAGGCTCACGTGACCTGGGACGACTACGTCGAGGATGGCGTGATGAAGGCGCTCGACGTGGCGCACAAGGTCAGCCGGGCCGACCAGGTGAACACGCTGGGCTGGTGCGTGGGTGGCACCCTGCTCTCCTCGGCGCTCGCACTGCTGCGCGCCCGCGGGGACGAGAGCGTGGCGAGCCTGACCTTGCTGACGACCATGCTCGACTTCGAGGAGCCTGGCGACCTGGGCGTCTTCATCGACGAAGCCAACGTGCTGCAACGCGAAATGACGATCGGCAAGGGCGGCATCTATCGGGGCGCCGAGCTCGGATTCGTGTTCCAGACGCTGCGCGCCAACGACCTGATCTGGCCCTACGTCGTCAACAACTACCTCAAGGGCAAGACGCCGGCCGCCTTCGACCTGCTGTACTGGAACGCCGACGCCACCAACCTGCCCGGTCCGATGTACGCCTGGTACCTGCGCAACATGTACCTGGAGAACAACCTGCGCGAGCCGGGCCGCCTGTCGGTTTGCGGCGAGCCGGTGGACCTGGGCCAGATCGACGTGCCCACCTACGTCCTGGCCACCCAGGAGGATCACATCGTCCCGTGGCGCTCGGCCTACCGCACCACCGGGCTGACCAGCGGTCCGACCGAGTTCGTGCTGGGCGCCAGCGGCCACATCGCCGGCGTCATCAACCCGGCCTCGAAGAACAAGCGCAGTTACTGGGCCGGCGGGACGCAGGGTGCGGATGCCGACGAGTGGCTGGCCGGCGCCCAGTCCATGCCGGGCAGCTGGTGGACCCACTGGGCGAAATGGCTCAAGCCTCAGGCGGGCAAGAGCGTTCCGGCGCCCAAGAAGCTCGGCAATGCCGCTTTCAAGCCGATCGAGCCCGCCCCCGGCCGCTACGTGAAGGTGCGTGCCGACTAG
- a CDS encoding UPF0149 family protein, protein MQLTHAPAPHPGPLTPEDFDLLDAELDLLREQDDEIPQWEFCEGFLTAVVCMRREVPPEEYWPVLLGESFQPMAHMEFVWRWRRRRDEIALALDQPVEELEDERTYHPEALDTRGAILALPAQERAAGDTDNLPAYAQVWALGFMYAVENWPEDWLPPRDQEAAAMLDAALEDIVALTAGDAGEPAVSMYTEDGPPSVSNERLDAVGAAIWAVYDLRQLWRSLGPRIDPLRKAAEPGRNDPCPCGSGKKYKKCHGAG, encoded by the coding sequence ATCCAGTTGACCCACGCGCCCGCACCCCATCCCGGCCCCCTGACCCCGGAGGACTTCGACCTGCTCGACGCCGAGCTCGACCTGTTGCGCGAGCAGGACGATGAGATTCCGCAATGGGAATTCTGCGAAGGCTTTCTCACCGCAGTGGTCTGCATGCGCCGCGAGGTGCCACCCGAGGAATACTGGCCGGTGCTGCTCGGAGAGTCCTTTCAGCCCATGGCGCACATGGAGTTCGTGTGGCGCTGGCGCCGGCGCCGCGATGAGATTGCGCTTGCGCTCGACCAGCCGGTGGAAGAACTGGAGGACGAGCGCACCTACCATCCCGAAGCGCTGGACACGCGCGGCGCGATCCTGGCGCTGCCCGCGCAAGAGCGTGCGGCGGGCGACACCGACAACCTGCCGGCCTACGCGCAGGTGTGGGCGCTGGGGTTCATGTATGCGGTGGAGAACTGGCCGGAAGACTGGCTGCCGCCCCGGGACCAGGAAGCCGCGGCGATGCTGGATGCGGCGCTCGAAGACATCGTTGCGCTCACGGCAGGCGATGCGGGCGAGCCTGCGGTGTCGATGTACACCGAAGACGGCCCGCCGAGCGTGAGCAACGAGCGCCTCGACGCCGTGGGAGCGGCGATCTGGGCGGTGTACGACTTGCGGCAGCTGTGGCGCAGCCTGGGGCCTCGGATCGATCCGCTGCGGAAAGCGGCGGAGCCGGGCCGGAACGATCCCTGTCCTTGTGGTAGCGGGAAGAAGTACAAGAAGTGCCATGGGGCGGGGTGA
- a CDS encoding HU family DNA-binding protein, producing the protein MNKTELVQSLAAATEQPQAAALRSVDAFVKIVSDELAKGGEILIPGFGSFKRSERAERAGRNPQTGEALTIAASTSVRFVPGAALKAAINNKSE; encoded by the coding sequence ATGAACAAGACCGAACTCGTGCAATCCCTCGCTGCAGCCACGGAGCAGCCTCAGGCCGCCGCACTGAGGTCCGTTGACGCCTTCGTCAAGATCGTTTCCGACGAGCTCGCGAAAGGCGGAGAAATCCTGATTCCCGGCTTTGGCAGCTTCAAGAGATCCGAGCGTGCGGAGCGCGCCGGCCGCAATCCCCAGACCGGCGAGGCTCTGACGATCGCTGCGTCCACCAGCGTGCGCTTCGTACCCGGTGCGGCGCTGAAAGCCGCCATCAACAACAAGAGCGAATAG